Below is a genomic region from Glaciihabitans sp. INWT7.
TCCGTTCGTCATCTCCGCCGTCATCCTGTGCTTGTTCGCTGCGAACGTGGAGACGATCCTGCACAATCTGGCCGGATTCGCGTGGGTGTTGTTGGTGGTATTTCTCTTCTTTGTCGCCACCTACGTGCTCGGTCAAACTGTCGGTCGCGTGTTCCGGTTACGGTACCCCGAGCATGTGCTCCTCACCATGACGACCTCCGCACGCAACGCCCCACTCATGCTCGCCGTCACAACCGTCGCCCTGCCAAACCAGCCGGTGGTGTACGCCGCGATCATCCTCAGAATGCTCATCGAGTTTCCCCACCTGACCGTAATCACCCATCTGCTGCGGCGGAGAGCTCCGGCACTGACAACCGAGGGAATGGTTGCCGTCGCGAGCTGACAAGTGCGAAGCCACACTGAGGTCGATGCCCGTGTCAGAGAATGTCGCCGCCGAGGGTTACGACCAGCGGAGAGAAACCCATTCTGTTCCAGAATGGGCGAGAGAGACTGTTGTCGTCGACGTAGTGCAACAGCACGTGTTCGATACCGCGTGCGGCGAAGGTTGTGAGTGCCCGCGCGGTGAGTGCCCGGCCGACACCGTGGCCTCGGGCTTCTGCGGTGACGCTCGTCAGGCCGATGTAGCCGTACAGGGCCGGGTAGTAGTTCCGGCCCGGGGATTCTGAGGGCAGCGTGACCGTGTGCAGCGCGATACTGCCCACCACCTGACCCGCCGCGTTCACCGCGACGAACGCGTTGTCGGTGCCGGCCGCCTGATCGTCAATCCATTCCCGCACCGCCCGCCGAGTCGGCCCCACAACCTGGTTAGCGCGCGTGCCGGTTCCCGTGTTGAGCGCATGGTAATCGTGCTCCTCGAACGCAAGACTCACCAGGGCGTCCTCATCGTCTCCCGTCACCGTGCGAATATCGATGTCGTCGCTGACAGCGAGCGGCGGAGTGGAGCGGCGGCCGGCGAGGATGGTGTCGGGCATCAACCCCAACTGCCGCCACAGGCCGCCGGCAACCCAATCGTGGGGCCGGGTCTGAACGAGCAGTCGATGGATGCCCAGTTCGCGAGCGTCTTTCGCGACCTGTTCAACCAGCTGCGGCAGAAATTTTTCTCCGTCGTACGCAGAGGACACACCCCAACACGACAGCGGAACGTAGGCATAGGCCGGGGGCATATAGGTATAGCCGGGATGGTTCTCGTCGGCGAGTTCAAGCTGTGCCGCGAGCACGGCAACAGCCGAACCGGAGTCGTCGAGGGCAACCCAGCCAGAGGAATGGGGTGTCTCGTCGAGATATCGTGCCAGGGCACTTTGTGCCGCGAGGTCCGGATCGAGCGTCGATGCGGACAGGAGTGGGGATGCCTCCTGCCCCGCGATGGAATCGGAAGTGAACCCTATGGCCGCAGCGGCCGCGTCAGCGATCCTCAGCACGGTCATGGATATTCCACTCGGCTTCGTGGCCGAAGGAGGGTCATCCCTGGCGGGCTTTGAATCGTGGGTTCAGTTTGTTGATCACGAAAGTTCTGCCGCGTCGACGCACGATCTGGGCGCCGGGCATTTTCTTCAAAGCTCTGAGGGAGTTGCGAACTTTCACGATCCGACCAATCTTATTGATAGTAGTTATCAACTAGAGTAGTCGTTCTGACAGAGGAAAGGATCACATGATCGACTCATTCCTGTCGGTGATCCTCATCAGCGGGCTTGCTGGGGCGGGGAAGACC
It encodes:
- a CDS encoding GNAT family N-acetyltransferase; this translates as MTVLRIADAAAAAIGFTSDSIAGQEASPLLSASTLDPDLAAQSALARYLDETPHSSGWVALDDSGSAVAVLAAQLELADENHPGYTYMPPAYAYVPLSCWGVSSAYDGEKFLPQLVEQVAKDARELGIHRLLVQTRPHDWVAGGLWRQLGLMPDTILAGRRSTPPLAVSDDIDIRTVTGDDEDALVSLAFEEHDYHALNTGTGTRANQVVGPTRRAVREWIDDQAAGTDNAFVAVNAAGQVVGSIALHTVTLPSESPGRNYYPALYGYIGLTSVTAEARGHGVGRALTARALTTFAARGIEHVLLHYVDDNSLSRPFWNRMGFSPLVVTLGGDIL
- the ykgO gene encoding type B 50S ribosomal protein L36 — protein: MKVRNSLRALKKMPGAQIVRRRGRTFVINKLNPRFKARQG